TCGACGCAGCCCACTGTGCCTTCGTGGTCGCGAGGATTCCGCGAGCGTCGCTGTCGTGCCGATTCTTCATGCGCGCTCGCGTACTCGCGCCCTTCGACGCGGCGGCCTGCGTCCGACGTGCCGCGTCGAGTTGGGCCTCCGCAGCGCGCACCCGATCCTGCGCAGCCGCGTGCGCCGCGTATTGCTCGGCTTGCGCCTGCTCCCAGAGCGCCTTGGCGTCGGAGAAGCGCCCTGGCCACAGCGTCACGGTGTTGCGGTGGATGCGGAGCGTTGCGGTGGTGAGCGCGTCGAGGACGGCGCGGTCGTGGGAGACGACTACGCCCAGCCCCGTGAATCGCCGCAGGGCTCCAAGCAATCGCTTTCGCGCGTCGACGTCGAGATGGTTGGTCGGCTCGTCGAGGAGCAGAACGTCGGGTTCGCGGGCGAGCGCGGCGCCGATCTGCCATCGCTTCCGCTCGCCGGGCGAGAGCGTCGCCCAGCGATCGAGCTCGCCGGGGTCGAGCGAAAGGCGTCCCCGCAGCTCGGCCGCGACGCCGTCATCCCGTGCAGCGAGGGCGTCGATGTCTTCATCTCGGCCCTCCACTTCTTGCCGGCAGTACGCGACGACGGCGTTCTTCGGTGTGAGGACGACGGTGCCTTCGTGTGGGGCCCGCTGGCCAGCGAGGATAGAGAGCAGCGTGGTCTTGCCAGCGCCGTTGGCGCCGACGAGCCCATAGAAGCCGCCGTCGAGCGTGAGGGAAACTGATTCGAAGATGGGAGCAGACGCCGCCCAAGCGACGCTGACTCCGTGCAATCGAAGCACGGACATGAATCACTCCAAAACCCAGGCGCACAGCTACCGTGCGCGGTTCGTTCGAGAGGACGACGTTCGTCCTCGAAGCGGATGGGGATCGGGTGACTCAGGCCATAATAGCGCTGGCCGGACCAGCGCGCGCCGTATGTAACACGCGCTCTACTGGATTGCAGCCCGTTCTCGGGGCCAGGCGGCCTCATCGTCGAGGTGCTCCGCGAGGCCGCGGTCCCTTCGGTCCCGTACGGGGAGCGGCGCTGCCCATCTTGCGAAACCCGGGGTGGACGCCGGGCGTGAGCCCTTGTTCGTCCGCGATGCGCGAGAGAAGATCGGCGAGTGTCCGGCGCTCGTCGTCGCTCAGAGCGGCGCAGAGCGCAACCTGGTGGGCTCGCGCGACCCGTCCGATTGCCTCGAGCGACTCCTGCCCCTTGTCGGTGACGAAGAGCCGATAGGTGCGCCGATCGTCCGGGTCGTCGCGGCGCTCGAGCAGACCGCGCTCATCGAGCTCGTCGAGGAGGATCACGAGGCGGCTCGGGAGGATGCCGAGCATCGTGCCAAGCGCCCTCTGGCTGATGCCCGGCGCTCCTGAGAGGGCGCGGAGAATCCCAGCGTGCGGCGGCGAAAGGCCCAATGCGGCCAGGCGCTCTGCGAACATCGACGCAGCGTGAGCGCCGACCTGTGCAACGAGGAAAGCGGCGCCACTACCCCCGCGTGGGGGGCCGGCGCTCGGACCAGAGCTCTTCACCCCAAAGATCATAGCGCGACCAAACGATGTGATCTACGATTCGTTCATCGCATGAACGATTCTATAGGAGCACTACTGATGACCGAGCCGCATCCGAAATCCCTGCCGGACGCGCGTCACCGCGGACCACCGCTCGCTGCGGTTGCAGGCATTCATGTCGTTCTCTTCGTCGCAAGCCTCGTCGTGGCCACGGCGCTGGCGGGCGGCGCTCATTTCCCATCGCCGTTTCAACCGCCGTTGCTCTCGAAGGCCTATTTCGCCGAGCAGGCGCAGGCGGTCGGCGTTGGCGCCTTCCTGCAGTTCGGCGCCGCCGTGCCGCTCGGGATCTTCACCGGGAGCATCGTCAGCAGGCTTCGCTTTCTGGGCGTGGAGGTGGCGGGCGTGTTCATCGCGCTCTTCGGAGGATTTGCCGCCGCCCTTCTGCTCGCGTCGTCGGCGCTCGTTCAGTGGGTGCTTTCGCAGCCCGCGGCTTCCGTGAACGACGACGTCGTGCGAGCACTCCACTTGCTCGCGTTCGCGCTCGGGGGCCGGGCTACGTGGTGCCGATGGGGCTTCTCCTCGCCGGCATCGCGATCACCGGCGGGCTTCACCGGCTAATCCCGAAGTGGCTCATGTGGTCTGGCATCGCGCTCGCGGCGATCGCCGAGCTCTCGACGCTCAGCCTGGTGCTCCCCGTCTTCGCGTACCTGCTCCCGCTCGCGCGCTTTCCGAGCTTCGCCTGGTTGATCGTCGCCGCGTTGCTCCTTCCGAGTACGCGAAAGCGCTCAATCTCACGGCCTGCGGCGGCAAGCGCGGCACTCGAAATCTACGGAGGTTGACGATGACTCTTTCTATCAGCGGGTCTCGGAATGGCGTCCTCGCGAACAAGGTGGCCCTCGTCCTCGGAGCGAGCCGCGGCATCGGAGCCGCCACGGCGCGAGCGCTTGGCCGCGCGGGTGCCGACGTGGTCGTGGCAGCACGTGATGCCGTCGCGCTCGAGGCGGTTGCGTCGAGCATCCGAGAGGAGGGCGCTAGAGCCATGGCCATCCCGACGGACATCCTCGACGACACTCAGGTTGCCCGCGTCGTCGCGCGGACGGTCGAAGCCTTCGGTGGACTCGACGTCGCCTTCAACAACGCTGGCTCGGGTCATCTACCCGCCCCGTTGGCCGACCTCACCGTGCAAGACTTCGACGACGCCATCGGGATCAACCTGCGCGGCATCCTCGTCGCGATGAAGTTCGAGCTCGGCGCAATGCTCGCTCGCGGCGGCGGGTCGATCGTCAACATGTCCTCGACCGCCGGTCTTCAGGGCGTCCGAGGCATGAGCGCCTACTCCGCCACCAAACACGCGATCATCGGAGCGACGAAGAGCGCGGCGCTCGACTATGCCGCGAAGAACATTCGACTGAACGTCGTCGCGCCTGGGCCCATTCTGACGGATCGACTGCGCGCCTTGCCGGTCGAGCGCCGTGCCCCTATCGAACGCGCCGTACCCATGGGTCGTGTCGGCCTCGTCGAAGAAGTCGCGAGCACGGTCGTCTACCTCGCTTCCGACGCCGCCGCCTTCGTGACCGGCGCGGTGCTCCCGGTCGACGGCGGTCGCGCCGCCGGCGCTTGAGGGGTGGAGGGTGACGTCCGTCGCGGCATAGCGTGCGCTGACGAAGAACTAGCCAGCCGCAACGGGCGCGCCTCACCAACAAGGAACGGAGTAGAGTCCCTCGCAGAAGGAGTTACATGACGACCTGGAGCAGCGCCGTCTGCAAAGCGAGCGGTATCGACATCCACTACCTCCGAACCGGAGGCGCCAAGCCTCCTGTCGTCATGCTTCACGGCTTGATGGGTAGCGGCGCCTGCTGGACTCCCGTGGCGCGCGCACTCGAGGGTGAGTTCGATGTCGTCATGCCCGATGCCAGAGGACACGGCGATTCGAGCGCGCCGAATCTGGGTTATCGATACGGCGATCTCGCGAGCGACGTCGTGGACCTGATCCGCGGGCTGGAGCTCTCGTATCCGGTCCTAGTCGGCCACTCCATGGGCGGCATGACCGCTGCCGTTGCGGCGAGTCGGGGAGAGGGGCAGCTCCGCGCCCTCGTCCTGGTCGACCCGACGTTCTTGAGCCCCGAGCGCCAACGCGAGGTCCATGCGAGCGACGTCGCCGAACAACACCGCCAAGCCCTCGGATTCCAGAAGTCTGAGCTCGTCGCGCAGGCGCGGGCCCGGAGCCCGCGGCGTTCGCCCGAGCTCATCGAGCTCCAAGCCGAGGCCAGACTAAAAACCTGCCTGAGCGCCTTCGACGTGCTCACGCCGCCAAACCCCGACTATCGCGAGGTAGTGCGCGCGATCGACGTCCCGACCCTGCTCGTCATCGGCGACAGCCCCGTCGTCACGCTCGAGATGGCAACGGAGCTGTGCGGCATCAACCCATGCGTACGCATCGAGCAGGTGCGAGACGCCGGCCACGGCCTTCCGTTCGATCAGCCCGAGCGCCTCGGTGAGCTGCTCGCGTCGTTCTTGGCTGACCTGACGTAGGCACTGTCCCCGTCTTCGCTCTATGGGATGCTCAAGGACAGATTCGGAGTGACTTGGGTGCTCGACGTCACTATCCCCTACAAGGACTCCTGAACCGCAAAGCTCCTTCAACAGGAGGCAGACATGCCGCGCCCGCTCGCGTACAGCCTGATCAGCGCCCCTTCGTCTTTCTCACGAGCATCGTCACTCATCCTCGTGAAAGTGCGGCAGCGATGACGGACGGTGCACTCACGTTTGCGTCGCCCCGCGAGTTGGAGACGTGGCTCGAGGCGAACCACGACAAGGAGCGCGAGCTCTGGGTGCGCATCTTCAAGAAAGACACGGGAACGCCGTCGGTGACTTGGCAGGACTGCGTCGTCGCCTGCCTCGCGTGGGGATGGATCGACGGTGCGAAGCGGTCGCTCGACGAGATATCGTTCCTACAGCGAATCACGCCGCGTCGTTCGAAGTCGAGCTGGTCAAAGAAGAACTGGGAGCACGCCGAGCGCCTCATCGCCGAGGGCCGAATGCAGCCCTCAGGCTTGGTCCACGTCGAGGCTGCCCGCGCCGATGG
The Vulgatibacter incomptus DNA segment above includes these coding regions:
- a CDS encoding SDR family NAD(P)-dependent oxidoreductase, encoding MTLSISGSRNGVLANKVALVLGASRGIGAATARALGRAGADVVVAARDAVALEAVASSIREEGARAMAIPTDILDDTQVARVVARTVEAFGGLDVAFNNAGSGHLPAPLADLTVQDFDDAIGINLRGILVAMKFELGAMLARGGGSIVNMSSTAGLQGVRGMSAYSATKHAIIGATKSAALDYAAKNIRLNVVAPGPILTDRLRALPVERRAPIERAVPMGRVGLVEEVASTVVYLASDAAAFVTGAVLPVDGGRAAGA
- a CDS encoding ATP-binding cassette domain-containing protein, yielding MSVLRLHGVSVAWAASAPIFESVSLTLDGGFYGLVGANGAGKTTLLSILAGQRAPHEGTVVLTPKNAVVAYCRQEVEGRDEDIDALAARDDGVAAELRGRLSLDPGELDRWATLSPGERKRWQIGAALAREPDVLLLDEPTNHLDVDARKRLLGALRRFTGLGVVVSHDRAVLDALTTATLRIHRNTVTLWPGRFSDAKALWEQAQAEQYAAHAAAQDRVRAAEAQLDAARRTQAAASKGASTRARMKNRHDSDARGILATTKAQWAASKAGRVASAARTELDRAQRDVPTVERDPTLGGKIFATFERAPSPILFHVGEDVVLRGEHPVLYDVRITIGREDRVRIEGPNGAGKTTLLEALVASYARRERMLYLPQELSDAAKAEALARLHGLKPEERGRVLSIFAALGSEPERVLRAQAAHLSPGEARKLVLAEALAGQVWALVMDEPTNHMDLPSVERLEAALEGYPGAVVLVTHDDTFAAHVTTRSLRVEHGTVF
- a CDS encoding YdeI/OmpD-associated family protein is translated as MTDGALTFASPRELETWLEANHDKERELWVRIFKKDTGTPSVTWQDCVVACLAWGWIDGAKRSLDEISFLQRITPRRSKSSWSKKNWEHAERLIAEGRMQPSGLVHVEAARADGRWEQAYAGSAEIELPDDFLRALDESPAAKKFFATLKRQEVYSIYHRLQTAKRPETRAKRMAAILATLAEGQSLP
- a CDS encoding MarR family transcriptional regulator; the encoded protein is MIFGVKSSGPSAGPPRGGSGAAFLVAQVGAHAASMFAERLAALGLSPPHAGILRALSGAPGISQRALGTMLGILPSRLVILLDELDERGLLERRDDPDDRRTYRLFVTDKGQESLEAIGRVARAHQVALCAALSDDERRTLADLLSRIADEQGLTPGVHPGFRKMGSAAPRTGPKGPRPRGAPRR
- a CDS encoding alpha/beta fold hydrolase; translation: MTTWSSAVCKASGIDIHYLRTGGAKPPVVMLHGLMGSGACWTPVARALEGEFDVVMPDARGHGDSSAPNLGYRYGDLASDVVDLIRGLELSYPVLVGHSMGGMTAAVAASRGEGQLRALVLVDPTFLSPERQREVHASDVAEQHRQALGFQKSELVAQARARSPRRSPELIELQAEARLKTCLSAFDVLTPPNPDYREVVRAIDVPTLLVIGDSPVVTLEMATELCGINPCVRIEQVRDAGHGLPFDQPERLGELLASFLADLT